Proteins found in one Miscanthus floridulus cultivar M001 chromosome 4, ASM1932011v1, whole genome shotgun sequence genomic segment:
- the LOC136549000 gene encoding ankyrin repeat-containing protein At5g02620-like gives MADMVAFGPHRMGLSLELLRVLPAGDTVGLAELLRRGKQTNGQVAITVQAAVAPGAVPPPPPPPPGTSCLLGVTSNGNTALHLVASRGHAELAALICDRAPSLVATRNKCLDTPLHCAAKSGSRDVAASILATMRTTTGADAQMALRARNWTGATALYEAVRHGHTRVVDLLMKEAPELASLATDGGFSPLYLAASINSLQMVQSLLRPSQDGTQSPASFSGPEGRTALHVAAASIQEIPRELLKWEPVGPRLLTEVDSSGRTPLQYAVLYGRLDVVDLFLDGHTSEQSRIPDNHGLFPVHTAAMMGSSRIIDELIKKCPDYFELVDDRGRNLLHCAVEHNKETVVRHICQDEKFAMLLNATDADGNTALHLAAKHGFPRIFSLLLQVMTVDIGITNKDGLTAGDLGYRAKQCGRVFYILDPCSVLFRCLWWSGVTNTLTLDGVHPLHVDKKLADLFQNKIEATEDEPSNEDGKTGTIGSVLIATVAFTAAFTVPGGFIADDHPNAGTAILAKKFAFRAFVVSDTMAFASSIIATSFLIYGAREIIPRNHRSRYNTVASGLVPVAWQFLIAAFAFAFHLVLDHTNRVLIVFVYTVCLATVLLCTPGIWLPMQLGMAKAVWRRAGWRGLVNLQNRPSGLVYQICCFARSLLFENYIRRPLFVYLISASFIVAIALNIALPSY, from the exons ATGGCGGATATGGTTGCATTCGGCCCTCACCGAATGGGCCTGAGCTTAGAATTGCTCCGGGTGCTTCCCGCCGGCGACACGGTCGGTTTGGCAGAGTTGCTGCGAAGAGGAAAGCAAACAAATGGCCAGGTGGCGATAACCGTCCAGGCCGCGGTGGCACCGGGCGCagtgcctccgccgccgccgccgccgccgggaacGAGCTGCCTCCTCGGCGTGACCAGCAATGGGAATACAGCGTTGCATCTGGTCGCCAGCCGCGGCCACGCCGAGCTCGCGGCACTCATCTGCGACAGGGCGCCTTCGCTCGTCGCCACGCGCAACAAGTGCCTGGACACGCCGCTGCACTGTGCGGCCAAGTCCGGGAGCAGGGACGTGGCCGCCAGCATCTTGGCCACGATGCGGACTACAACTGGAGCGGACGCGCAGATGGCTCTGCGCGCGAGGAACTGGACGGGCGCCACCGCCCTGTATGAAGCTGTCAGGCACGGCCATACCAGGGTGGTGGATCTGCTGATGAAAGAAGCTCCCGAGCTGGCTTCTCTCGCAACTGATGGCGGTTTCTCACCGTTGTACTTGGCGGCCTCAATTAACTCGCTGCAGATGGTCCAGTCACTTCTACGACCGTCGCAAGATGGGACGCAATCGCCGGCGTCTTTTTCCGGTCCGGAGGGACGGACTGCTTTACACGTTGCAGCAGCTAGTATCCAAG AAATACCTCGAGAATTACTGAAATGGGAACCTGTTGGTCCAAGATTGCTTACTGAAGTTGATTCGTCAGGAAGAACACCTCTTCAATATGCAGTACTGTATGGAAGACTCGATGTTGTTGACCTATTCCTAGATGGTCATACATCTGAGCAATCTCGCATTCCAGATAACCATGGCTTATTTCCAGTGCATACTGCTGCTATGATGGGGAGTTCAAGGATTATTGATGAGCTCATAAAGAAATGCCCGGATTACTTTGAACTGGTTGATGATAGAGGAAGAAATTTGCTTCATTGTGCTGTTGAACATAATAAGGAAACTGTGGTTCGCCACATCTGCCAGGACGAGAAGTTCGCGATGCTGCTAAATGCGACAGACGCTGATGGAAACACGGCGCTGCATTTAGCTGCCAAACACGGATTTCCACGGATCTTCAGTTTACTGCTGCAGGTAATGACTGTGGATATAGGCATTACCAACAAGGATGGCCTCACTGCAGGAGATCTTGGTTACCGTGCGAAGCAATGCGGAAGAGTGTTCTATATCCTG GATCCATGCTCTGTTCTTTTCCGTTGTCTGTGGTGGTCTGGAGTTACCAATACCCTTACTTTAGATGGAGTTCACCCCTTGCATGTAGACAAGAAACTCGCTGATTTGTTTCAAAACAAAATCGAAGCAACTGAGGATGAACCGTCCAACGAGGACGGAAAAACTGGAACCATTGGATCAGTCCTGATCGCCACTGTGGCATTCACGGCAGCATTCACCGTGCCGGGGGGGTTTATCGCCGATGACCACCCAAATGCGGGGACGGCGATACTTGCGAAAAAGTTCGCCTTCAGAGCATTTGTGGTGTCAGACACCATGGCCTTCGCCAGCTCCATCATAGCAACCTCCTTCCTTATATACGGTGCAAGAGAAATAATCCCCCGCAATCATCGTTCCCGCTATAACACAGTGGCATCTGGGTTGGTGCCGGTGGCATGGCAGTTTTTGATCGCCGCGTTTGCTTTTGCATTTCATCTGGTGCTGGATCACACCAATCGTGTCCTTATTGTCTTTGTGTACACGGTGTGTTTGGCTACAGTGCTATTATGCACCCCCGGAATTTGGCTTCCCATGCAGCTTGGGATGGCGAAAGCAGTATGGCGGCGAGCCGGATGGAGAGGACTCGTCAACTTACAGAATCGCCCGTCGGGCCTGGTCTATCAAATTTGCTGTTTCGCCAGAAGCCTTTTGTTCGAAAATTATATTAGAAGGCCACTGTTTGTTTATCTCATCTCGGCCTCCTTCATTGTCGCCATCGCACTAAACATTGCTTTGCCCAGCTACTGA